Proteins encoded together in one Mycobacterium simiae window:
- a CDS encoding winged helix-turn-helix transcriptional regulator → MTFLQGVLADREAWSAVGQCAIEKTMAVVGTKSAMLIMREAYYGTTRFDDFARRVGITKAATSARLAELVDLGLLARRPYQEPGQRSREEYVLTQAGIDFMPVVWALFEWGRQHLSVRNRLRLTHLNCGAEASVEIRCTEGHLVPPDELGMRLAKSP, encoded by the coding sequence ATGACATTCCTGCAAGGCGTCCTGGCGGACCGGGAGGCTTGGTCGGCCGTCGGCCAGTGTGCGATCGAGAAGACGATGGCGGTCGTCGGCACCAAATCGGCAATGCTGATCATGCGCGAGGCCTACTACGGCACCACGCGGTTCGACGACTTCGCGCGTCGGGTCGGCATTACCAAGGCGGCCACGTCGGCGCGGCTGGCCGAGTTGGTTGACCTTGGGCTGCTAGCGCGCCGGCCCTATCAGGAGCCGGGTCAACGCAGCCGGGAGGAATACGTGCTGACACAGGCCGGCATCGATTTCATGCCCGTGGTCTGGGCCCTGTTCGAGTGGGGACGACAACATCTGTCGGTTCGCAACCGGCTGCGGCTGACGCACCTGAACTGCGGCGCCGAGGCCAGCGTCGAGATCAGGTGCACCGAAGGCCATTTGGTACCGCCCGACGAGCTCGGCATGCGGCTGGCTAAGTCTCCCTGA
- a CDS encoding thiolase family protein — protein sequence MTGFSSAGRDAVIVGAVRTPIGKGKASGALHDVLPVDLLAHSLRELVARTGVDPAEIDDVIAGAVTQVGDQSVNIARNALLGAGFPESVPGVTIDRQCGSSQQAISFAAQGVIAGAYDLVIAAGVESMSRVPMGTQLLPGSDPFGAGMAARYPEGLVPQGISAELIAAKWGFSRTQLDEFSAGSHDKAARATKDGLFENELIPIAGLRTDEIIRPATTVETLATLQPAFYSDEMKDRFPQINWEITPGNSSPLSDGSAAVLITTSEVAKKLGLRPLVRIHTTTVVGDDPLYMLTGVIPATEKVLSKAGLTLADIDLFEVNEAFAPVVLAWAKDVDREQTGILERTNVNGGAIAIGHPLGASGARITTTMVNALEQRGLRYGLQTMCEGGGMANATIIERLS from the coding sequence ATGACCGGTTTCTCGTCTGCGGGCCGCGATGCCGTAATCGTCGGTGCCGTGCGCACGCCCATCGGCAAGGGCAAGGCCAGCGGCGCCCTGCACGACGTGCTGCCCGTCGACCTACTGGCACACAGTCTGCGCGAACTCGTGGCGCGCACCGGAGTGGACCCCGCCGAAATCGACGACGTCATCGCCGGTGCCGTCACCCAGGTCGGCGATCAGTCGGTGAATATCGCGCGTAATGCTTTGCTGGGCGCCGGTTTTCCCGAGTCGGTTCCCGGTGTCACGATCGACCGTCAATGCGGCAGCAGCCAGCAGGCGATCAGTTTCGCGGCCCAGGGCGTCATCGCCGGCGCCTACGACTTGGTGATCGCCGCGGGCGTGGAGTCGATGAGCCGCGTGCCGATGGGCACCCAGCTGTTGCCGGGCAGCGACCCGTTCGGCGCCGGTATGGCCGCGCGCTACCCCGAAGGGCTGGTGCCGCAGGGCATCAGCGCCGAACTCATCGCGGCGAAGTGGGGCTTCTCGCGCACACAGCTCGACGAGTTCTCGGCGGGCAGCCACGACAAGGCCGCCCGCGCCACCAAGGACGGCCTATTCGAAAACGAGCTGATCCCGATCGCCGGGCTACGCACCGACGAGATCATTCGGCCGGCCACCACCGTGGAGACCCTCGCCACGCTGCAACCGGCGTTCTACAGCGACGAGATGAAAGACCGTTTCCCGCAAATCAATTGGGAAATAACACCGGGTAACTCCTCGCCGCTCTCCGACGGCAGCGCCGCCGTGCTGATCACGACCAGTGAAGTCGCCAAGAAGCTGGGATTGCGCCCGCTGGTGCGGATTCACACCACGACCGTGGTGGGCGACGACCCGCTCTACATGCTGACCGGCGTCATCCCGGCGACCGAAAAAGTGCTATCCAAGGCCGGTCTGACGCTGGCGGACATCGACCTGTTCGAGGTGAACGAGGCCTTTGCGCCCGTTGTGCTGGCGTGGGCGAAGGATGTAGATAGGGAGCAGACTGGCATCCTTGAGCGGACCAACGTCAACGGCGGCGCTATCGCGATCGGACACCCGTTGGGCGCCAGCGGTGCCCGCATCACGACCACGATGGTCAACGCCCTCGAACAGCGCGGCCTCCGCTACGGCCTGCAGACGATGTGTGAGGGCGGTGGCATGGCCAACGCCACCATCATTGAGCGGTTGAGTTAA